One genomic region from Stackebrandtia nassauensis DSM 44728 encodes:
- a CDS encoding DUF2975 domain-containing protein — MLANKRTDWLREFQTGMAVATVVMALVTLGVLAVGVVGLTGGTNAGTVQVRVPGTVADQPVITATEGLSDRAAVAADGGIDVVITDPTLGEYGLSLLTWLPGYCLIMVVTGMLFTMIRRARRTDPFTAATVTTLRRLGSVALIGGVAVQLAAMLANYALSGSVLASGTAGAFDYFPWGWVLGGLAAYTVADIMARGRRMREDLDGVI, encoded by the coding sequence ATGCTCGCGAACAAACGCACCGACTGGCTCCGGGAATTCCAGACCGGCATGGCGGTGGCCACCGTCGTCATGGCGCTCGTGACCCTCGGCGTCCTGGCCGTCGGCGTCGTCGGCCTGACCGGCGGCACCAACGCGGGCACGGTCCAGGTCCGCGTCCCCGGCACGGTCGCCGACCAGCCGGTCATCACCGCGACCGAGGGACTGTCCGACCGCGCCGCCGTCGCCGCCGACGGCGGCATCGACGTGGTCATCACCGATCCCACCCTCGGCGAGTACGGACTCTCGCTGCTGACCTGGCTGCCCGGCTACTGTCTCATCATGGTCGTGACCGGCATGCTGTTCACCATGATCCGCCGAGCCCGGCGCACCGACCCGTTCACCGCCGCGACCGTCACGACCCTGCGCCGACTGGGGTCGGTGGCCCTGATCGGCGGCGTGGCGGTGCAACTGGCCGCCATGCTGGCCAACTACGCGCTCAGCGGCTCGGTGCTGGCCTCCGGAACCGCCGGCGCCTTCGACTACTTCCCGTGGGGCTGGGTGCTGGGCGGGCTGGCCGCCTACACCGTCGCCGACATCATGGCGCGCGGCCGACGGATGCGCGAAGACCTCGACGGAGTCATCTGA
- a CDS encoding sporulation protein, whose protein sequence is MVFRKLKAAFGAGVSVDTVLTDSHVYPGGNLRGEVRFTGGGVDYNVQGITLEFNAVVEVESGDNEYKTTYDFHRAEVSGPFKLQEGAQHAIPFQIPVPWETPLSSIGGHHLHGMRLGVATELKLEGALDKGDIDPLVVEPLPIHGRVLDAVGQLGFAFHKADLEAGRIADSRMPFYQEIEYWAAGEFRRAFKALELTFVTNERDTKVILEVDRPGGFLTGGGDGYAVLRVPNGDTTDLTGPIRDQLMQLARRRGLF, encoded by the coding sequence ATGGTGTTTCGCAAGCTCAAGGCGGCGTTCGGTGCCGGAGTCTCAGTCGACACGGTGCTGACCGACTCCCACGTCTACCCCGGGGGGAACCTGCGCGGCGAGGTCCGCTTCACCGGTGGCGGCGTCGACTACAACGTCCAGGGCATCACTCTGGAGTTCAACGCGGTCGTCGAGGTCGAAAGCGGCGACAACGAGTACAAGACCACCTACGACTTCCATCGCGCCGAGGTCTCCGGCCCGTTCAAGCTGCAGGAGGGGGCACAGCACGCGATCCCGTTCCAGATCCCGGTGCCGTGGGAGACCCCGCTGTCGTCCATCGGCGGGCACCACCTGCACGGGATGCGCCTGGGCGTGGCCACCGAGCTCAAGCTCGAGGGCGCGCTCGACAAGGGCGACATCGACCCGCTGGTCGTCGAGCCGCTGCCGATCCACGGCCGGGTCCTGGACGCCGTGGGGCAGCTGGGCTTCGCCTTCCACAAGGCCGACCTGGAGGCGGGCCGGATCGCCGACTCGCGGATGCCGTTCTACCAGGAGATCGAGTACTGGGCGGCGGGCGAGTTCCGCCGCGCCTTCAAGGCCCTGGAACTGACCTTCGTCACCAACGAGCGCGACACCAAGGTGATCCTCGAGGTCGACCGGCCCGGCGGCTTCCTCACCGGCGGTGGCGACGGCTACGCCGTCCTGCGCGTTCCCAACGGCGACACCACGGACCTGACCGGCCCGATCCGTGACCAGCTGATGCAGCTGGCGCGGCGCCGCGGCCTGTTCTAG
- a CDS encoding pirin family protein yields the protein MPAVTVSDILVLPRVTTAADAAQRPVSRVTDSIRTLEGAGFPVRRPFPGPSGADTDPFLLLDHMLAAYEPQEAKGAPWHPHRGFETVTYLMDGTFVHHDSNGGGGVISDGDTQWMTAGSGILHDELPSEELVMKGGYFNGIQLWVNLPKAAKWAKPRYQDIKGGKLKLLSSADGGGLVRLIAGDLGEHSGPGVTYTPITLAHVSLSPGARLSVPWSPEFSAMAYVLSGDGFAGAENRPLGDAKLATFGPGDVVTITAGKQQNGRTGQYEVLLLGGAPLREPVARYGPFVMNTRSEIIQAVEDFQAGRMGSVPATHLGGEA from the coding sequence ATGCCCGCCGTCACCGTTTCCGACATCCTCGTTCTGCCACGCGTCACCACCGCCGCCGACGCCGCGCAGCGTCCGGTGTCGCGGGTGACCGATTCCATCCGCACCCTCGAGGGCGCGGGTTTCCCGGTCCGGCGGCCGTTCCCGGGGCCCAGCGGCGCCGACACCGACCCGTTCCTGCTGCTGGACCACATGCTGGCCGCCTACGAACCGCAGGAGGCCAAGGGCGCGCCCTGGCACCCGCACCGCGGCTTCGAGACGGTGACGTACCTGATGGACGGCACCTTCGTCCACCACGACTCCAACGGCGGCGGTGGCGTCATCTCCGACGGCGACACCCAGTGGATGACCGCCGGTTCCGGGATCCTGCACGACGAGCTGCCCAGTGAGGAACTGGTCATGAAGGGCGGCTACTTCAACGGCATCCAGCTGTGGGTGAACCTGCCGAAGGCCGCCAAGTGGGCCAAGCCCCGATACCAGGACATCAAGGGCGGCAAGCTGAAGCTGCTGTCCTCGGCGGACGGCGGCGGCCTGGTGCGGCTGATCGCCGGGGACCTGGGCGAACACTCCGGTCCCGGCGTGACCTACACGCCGATCACGCTGGCGCACGTGTCGCTGTCGCCCGGCGCCCGGCTGTCGGTGCCGTGGAGCCCCGAGTTCTCGGCCATGGCCTACGTGCTGTCGGGGGACGGGTTCGCGGGCGCGGAGAACCGGCCGCTGGGTGACGCGAAACTGGCGACCTTCGGTCCCGGCGACGTCGTCACCATCACCGCGGGCAAACAGCAGAACGGCCGCACCGGGCAGTACGAAGTGCTGCTGCTGGGCGGGGCGCCGCTGCGTGAGCCGGTGGCCCGGTACGGGCCGTTCGTCATGAACACCCGCTCGGAGATCATCCAGGCCGTCGAGGACTTCCAGGCGGGCCGGATGGGATCGGTCCCGGCCACCCACCTGGGCGGCGAGGCGTAG